Proteins encoded within one genomic window of Polaribacter sp. NJDZ03:
- a CDS encoding lipopolysaccharide assembly protein LapA domain-containing protein: MNYKNILSLIFIALIVIFSIQNAEATDVNFLFWNLSISRVLVILGSFSIGILVGVLMSIKFKKNRTNSF, translated from the coding sequence ATGAACTACAAAAATATTTTATCTTTAATTTTTATAGCCTTAATTGTAATTTTTTCTATACAAAATGCAGAAGCAACAGATGTCAATTTTTTATTCTGGAATCTATCTATTTCTAGAGTATTAGTTATTTTAGGTAGCTTTTCTATAGGTATTCTAGTTGGTGTTTTAATGTCTATTAAATTTAAAAAAAATAGAACAAATTCTTTCTAA